From the genome of Labrus bergylta chromosome 4, fLabBer1.1, whole genome shotgun sequence, one region includes:
- the si:ch211-13f8.1 gene encoding uncharacterized protein KIAA1614 isoform X3: MEEEKVVDNIQAQYISPLPTGLPINWGLITGPVPEPVFPSPSLSTQLPPPPTPHNSAVHALQTKVKSLTQRRTRGRDRERLNADVGSSPVGQISSEVLLRPRPRGKCQVSLPTSSWRSGAAKILSSSDEEEEVEVQVRLEIHSPPPEAKGAELIQEGEDTEEERSERNESHVSFQPYGLDEGTSLESLLSDNSSSSKDEPSPPPPSLPTLPSSPAASSASATSSTSSSMSTRRWAPPKGFWRVARPETLLLNGVGPNNISSTLPLKDYTQAEAQTEPQKSEPEDTGTRSDVGISVDDCAVSAEFKHSDSVECFLDRCVQKETEALELCSSDSWESMSSRSGLLSADEKLKVKQRAYERLRERKQNYMEEREQSGGESADNYEDTTYRVEDSGAHGGSDSSDSAILDQELEPYLRSLLVISDELPLSPRHEQAKRLLERARLKARSNHVKGDCPSRRSHSNQRSAEKTTQDEPPSPVVLQKAVQTKDDVTPQTVSIPLPIPNQRDIAPGDNGVRSRRYGCSPTRVRFEDESEKEAESRYLDRVRQRGRPGAPKSKSKESKTDSSSSSSERSRGHRSVSMPPAQKPEEVGLNVEPTTVIKEIIVLVKKCEACGSVVREPQPVSSTSDPQKLDPQLLGNPEDQRGGKVSPNWVPPSKPEVITRPKASLTVTFAGAYVLGESKERSTGWKSSGFGKLRRRSRKGESRIESGNGPYGPSWAQRRNSNPRSRVNLERAVSFAPGSPIALEPHLLKASGGLRESSAPSLPIKSALKSSSRNRSAAGQSTVQFQITSDQGSEGESQHLDSPDTGRESLVALTQVIPATSIPVPCLRPSTLRYSPARITTDLPSSEVWDSTPDGTAGLGDSASGPELRPALRGLALSRTEGLRAELLRAEHLKAEAVWEENCDGSRKMDGRPKLFLRRFFSSIGLNSVGRLVKGGRSSSMEQLSIPAPPRASSTSPSPTRRPPPPSRIQRTPSLQTLHPVLPLAQLRKASSVQSLERRTERSTILGEVQIPYGLAPSPDSPQIELHRALSVEDVLTSRMVRPVGRVTQAFPDGTLLLELVRPPNGPFGFVISRGKGRPDTGVYVEKVGDGSGESPYVGLLGIGDEILQVNGEVVASLSLDQVTRLMTRESTASLRIMPARRIQR; encoded by the exons atggaggaggagaaggtggtTGATAACATTCAAGCACAATACATTTCTCCTTTACCCACGGGACTTCCCATTAACTGGGGACTCATCACTGGCCCAGTCCCTGAGCCTGTTTTCCCTTCACCCTCTTTAAGCACccagcttcctcctcctcctactcctcatAATTCAGCTGTGCATGCACTACAGACCAAGGTGAAGTCACTCACACAGAGAAGGACacgagggagagatagagagaggttAAACGCAGATGTAGGGAGCAGTCCAGTCGGGCAGATTTCATCCGAAGTGCTCCTTAGGCCGAGGCCCAGAGGGAAGTGTCAGGTATCTTTGCCTACCTCTTCCTGGCGATCAGGCGCTGCAAAGATCTTGAGCAGCAgcgatgaagaggaggaggtggaggtgcaAGTCAGGTTGGAGATCCACAGCCCACCACCTGAAGCAAAAGGAGCTGAGTTAATTCAGGAGGGAGAGGATACTGAAGAAGAGAGGTCAGAAAGAAATGAGAGCCATGTCAGTTTCCAGCCTTATGGGCTCGATGAGGGCACCAGTTTGGAAAGTCTTCTGTCTGATAACTCAAGCAGCAGTAAGGACGAgccatctcctcctccaccttctctccctactctcccctcttctcctgCAGCCAGCTCTGCTTCTGCAACATCCTCCACTTCTTCCTCCATGTCAACCAGACGCTGGGCACCACCAAAAGGCTTCTGGAGAGTTGCACGTCCTGAAACATTGCTTCTCAATGGCGTTGGCCCTAACAACATATCCTCCACTCTACCTTTGAAAGACTATACTCAGGCAGAAGCACAGACAGAGCCTCAGAAGTCTGAACCAGAAGACACAGGAACCAGGAGCGATGTTGGAATTTCGGTCGATGACTGCGCTGTTTCTGCCGAGTTCAAACACTCAGACAGTGTTGAGTGTTTCCTGGACAGGTGTGTGCAGAAGGAGACAGAGGCCTTGGAACTGTGCAGCTCGGACAGCTGGGAGAGCATGTCTTCACGAAGTGGGTTGCTCTCTGCTGATGAGAAACTGAAGGTGAAGCAGAGGGCTTATGAAAGGTTAAGGGAAAGGAAACAGAACTacatggaggagagagagcagagtggAGGAGAAAGTGCAGACAACTATGAAGACACAACATACAGAGTGGAAG ACTCAGGTGCCCACGGGGGTTCGGACAGCTCTGACTCAGCCATTCTTGATCAGGAACTTGAACCCTATTTGAG GTCACTTCTTGTAATCAGTGATGAGCTTCCCCTGAGCCCAAGACATGAGCAAGCCAAGCGCCTGCTGGAGAGAGCCCGGCTAAAGGCTCGTTCCAATCATGTCAAAGGCGATTGCCCCTCCAGACGCTCCCATTCCAACCAGAGGTCTGCTGA AAAGACTACGCAAGATGAGCCTCCCAGTCCAGTGGTACTGCAGAAAGCTGTTCAAACCAAAGATGATGTCACACCCCAAACTGTATCTATTCCCCTCCCCATCCCCAACCAAAGAGATATTGCCCCTGGAGACAATGGTGTTCGATCCAGACGGTATGGTTGTTCACCAACACGGGTACGCTTTGAAGATGAATCTGAAAAGGAAGCAGAGTCTCGGTACTTGGATAGAGTAAGACAGCGAGGCAGGCCTGGGGCGCCTAAGTCCAAGAGTAAAGAGAGTAAAACAGATTCTAGCAGCAGCAGTTCAGAGCGGAGCAGAGGCCATAGAAGTGTCTCCATGCCTCCTGCACAAAAGCCAGAAGAGGTTGGCCTCAATGTTGAACCTACAACAGTTATTAAAGAGATAATAGTGCTAGTGAAGAAATGTGAGGCATGTGGCTCTGTAGTGAGGGAACCCCAGCCAGTTTCATCAACATCCGATCCACAGAAGCTGGATCCGCAGCTTCTAGGCAACCCTGAGGACCAACGAGGAGGAAAAGTTTCTCCTAACTGGGTGCCTCCAAGCAAGCCAGAGGTGATTACTCGTCCCAAAGCGTCTCTAACTGTCACTTTTGCTGGGGCTTATGTGCTTGGGGAAAGTAAAGAGAGAAGCACAGGCTGGAAATCCTCAGGGTTTGGAAAACTTAGGAGAAGGAGCAGGAAAGGAGAAAGTCGGATAGAGTCTGGCAACGGCCCGTATGGTCCATCTTGGGCACAGCGGCGTAATTCAAATCCAAGGAGTAGGGTCAACTTGGAAAGAGCTGTCTCCTTCGCCCCAGGCAGCCCCATAGCTCTAGAGCCCCATTTGCTGAAAGCATCCGGTGGACTACGGGAATCCTCTGCTCCATCACTGCCTATAAAATCTGCCTTGAAGTCAAGTTCCAGAAATCGCTCTGCAGCAGGGCAGTCCACAGTTCAGTTCCAAATTACCTCAGATCAGGGAAGCGAGGGAGAGTCCCAGCACCTGGACTCACCAGATACAGGACGGGAGTCTCTGGTAGCTTTGACCCAAGTGATTCCTGCAACCAGCATCCCAGTACCCTGTTTAAGGCCCTCCACCCTCAGGTACTCCCCAGCCCGCATCACCACTGATCTGCCGTCTTCTGAAGTCTGGGATTCAACCCCGGACGGAACAG CAGGTCTTGGAGACTCTGCTTCTGGTCCTGAGCTTCGTCCTGCTCTTCGGGGCCTGGCTCTGTCTCGGACTGAGGGCCTCAGAGCAGAGCTGTTGAGAGCAGAACACCTGAAAGCCGAGGCAGTATGGGAGGAGAACTGTGACGGGTCCAG AAAGATGGATGGACGGCCAAAGCTTTTCTTGCGTCGCTTCTTTTCCTCCATTGGTCTGAACAGTGTTGGCAGACTGGTGAAAGGAGGACGCTCCAGCAGCATGGAACAGCTCAGTATACCCGCTCCGCCCCGGGCCAGTTCTACTTCACCAAGCCCCACACGCAGACCACCTCCTCCCAGCCGCATCCAGAGGACACCCTCACTGCAAACCCTGCACCCA GTGCTGCCACTGGCCCAACTGCGCAAAGCCTCATCTGTGCAGAGTTTGGAAAGAAGAACAGAACGCTCAACAATTCTGGGAGAGGTGCAGATACCGTATGGCCTGGCACCCAG CCCTGACAGCCCTCAGATTGAGCTTCATAGGGCACTGAGTGTTGAAGATGTACTTACCTCCAGAATGGTGCGTCCAGTGGGCCGGGTCACTCAAGCCTTTCCTGATGGAACTCTCCTCCTGGAGCTTGTCAGACCCCCAAATGGCCCCTTCGGTTTTGTCATCTCAAGAGGCAAAGGTCGACCAGATACAG gGGTGTATGTAGAGAAAGTGGGTGACGGTAGTGGTGAGAGTCCCTACGTTGGTCTCCTCGGCATCGGCGATGAGATCCTTCAGGTGAATGGAGAGGTGGTGGCCAGCCTCAGTCTGGACCAGGTGACACGACTCATGACCAGGGAGAGCACTGCCTCTCTTCGGATCATGCCAGCCAGACGCATACAGCGCTAA
- the si:ch211-13f8.1 gene encoding uncharacterized protein KIAA1614 isoform X2 → MEEEKVVDNIQAQYISPLPTGLPINWGLITGPVPEPVFPSPSLSTQLPPPPTPHNSAVHALQTKVKSLTQRRTRGRDRERLNADVGSSPVGQISSEVLLRPRPRGKCQVSLPTSSWRSGAAKILSSSDEEEEVEVQVRLEIHSPPPEAKGAELIQEGEDTEEERSERNESHVSFQPYGLDEGTSLESLLSDNSSSSKDEPSPPPPSLPTLPSSPAASSASATSSTSSSMSTRRWAPPKGFWRVARPETLLLNGVGPNNISSTLPLKDYTQAEAQTEPQKSEPEDTGTRSDVGISVDDCAVSAEFKHSDSVECFLDRCVQKETEALELCSSDSWESMSSRSGLLSADEKLKVKQRAYERLRERKQNYMEEREQSGGESADNYEDTTYRVEGTDSGAHGGSDSSDSAILDQELEPYLRSLLVISDELPLSPRHEQAKRLLERARLKARSNHVKGDCPSRRSHSNQRSAEKTTQDEPPSPVVLQKAVQTKDDVTPQTVSIPLPIPNQRDIAPGDNGVRSRRYGCSPTRVRFEDESEKEAESRYLDRVRQRGRPGAPKSKSKESKTDSSSSSSERSRGHRSVSMPPAQKPEEVGLNVEPTTVIKEIIVLVKKCEACGSVVREPQPVSSTSDPQKLDPQLLGNPEDQRGGKVSPNWVPPSKPEVITRPKASLTVTFAGAYVLGESKERSTGWKSSGFGKLRRRSRKGESRIESGNGPYGPSWAQRRNSNPRSRVNLERAVSFAPGSPIALEPHLLKASGGLRESSAPSLPIKSALKSSSRNRSAAGQSTVQFQITSDQGSEGESQHLDSPDTGRESLVALTQVIPATSIPVPCLRPSTLRYSPARITTDLPSSEVWDSTPDGTGLGDSASGPELRPALRGLALSRTEGLRAELLRAEHLKAEAVWEENCDGSRKMDGRPKLFLRRFFSSIGLNSVGRLVKGGRSSSMEQLSIPAPPRASSTSPSPTRRPPPPSRIQRTPSLQTLHPVLPLAQLRKASSVQSLERRTERSTILGEVQIPYGLAPSPDSPQIELHRALSVEDVLTSRMVRPVGRVTQAFPDGTLLLELVRPPNGPFGFVISRGKGRPDTGVYVEKVGDGSGESPYVGLLGIGDEILQVNGEVVASLSLDQVTRLMTRESTASLRIMPARRIQR, encoded by the exons atggaggaggagaaggtggtTGATAACATTCAAGCACAATACATTTCTCCTTTACCCACGGGACTTCCCATTAACTGGGGACTCATCACTGGCCCAGTCCCTGAGCCTGTTTTCCCTTCACCCTCTTTAAGCACccagcttcctcctcctcctactcctcatAATTCAGCTGTGCATGCACTACAGACCAAGGTGAAGTCACTCACACAGAGAAGGACacgagggagagatagagagaggttAAACGCAGATGTAGGGAGCAGTCCAGTCGGGCAGATTTCATCCGAAGTGCTCCTTAGGCCGAGGCCCAGAGGGAAGTGTCAGGTATCTTTGCCTACCTCTTCCTGGCGATCAGGCGCTGCAAAGATCTTGAGCAGCAgcgatgaagaggaggaggtggaggtgcaAGTCAGGTTGGAGATCCACAGCCCACCACCTGAAGCAAAAGGAGCTGAGTTAATTCAGGAGGGAGAGGATACTGAAGAAGAGAGGTCAGAAAGAAATGAGAGCCATGTCAGTTTCCAGCCTTATGGGCTCGATGAGGGCACCAGTTTGGAAAGTCTTCTGTCTGATAACTCAAGCAGCAGTAAGGACGAgccatctcctcctccaccttctctccctactctcccctcttctcctgCAGCCAGCTCTGCTTCTGCAACATCCTCCACTTCTTCCTCCATGTCAACCAGACGCTGGGCACCACCAAAAGGCTTCTGGAGAGTTGCACGTCCTGAAACATTGCTTCTCAATGGCGTTGGCCCTAACAACATATCCTCCACTCTACCTTTGAAAGACTATACTCAGGCAGAAGCACAGACAGAGCCTCAGAAGTCTGAACCAGAAGACACAGGAACCAGGAGCGATGTTGGAATTTCGGTCGATGACTGCGCTGTTTCTGCCGAGTTCAAACACTCAGACAGTGTTGAGTGTTTCCTGGACAGGTGTGTGCAGAAGGAGACAGAGGCCTTGGAACTGTGCAGCTCGGACAGCTGGGAGAGCATGTCTTCACGAAGTGGGTTGCTCTCTGCTGATGAGAAACTGAAGGTGAAGCAGAGGGCTTATGAAAGGTTAAGGGAAAGGAAACAGAACTacatggaggagagagagcagagtggAGGAGAAAGTGCAGACAACTATGAAGACACAACATACAGAGTGGAAGGTACAG ACTCAGGTGCCCACGGGGGTTCGGACAGCTCTGACTCAGCCATTCTTGATCAGGAACTTGAACCCTATTTGAG GTCACTTCTTGTAATCAGTGATGAGCTTCCCCTGAGCCCAAGACATGAGCAAGCCAAGCGCCTGCTGGAGAGAGCCCGGCTAAAGGCTCGTTCCAATCATGTCAAAGGCGATTGCCCCTCCAGACGCTCCCATTCCAACCAGAGGTCTGCTGA AAAGACTACGCAAGATGAGCCTCCCAGTCCAGTGGTACTGCAGAAAGCTGTTCAAACCAAAGATGATGTCACACCCCAAACTGTATCTATTCCCCTCCCCATCCCCAACCAAAGAGATATTGCCCCTGGAGACAATGGTGTTCGATCCAGACGGTATGGTTGTTCACCAACACGGGTACGCTTTGAAGATGAATCTGAAAAGGAAGCAGAGTCTCGGTACTTGGATAGAGTAAGACAGCGAGGCAGGCCTGGGGCGCCTAAGTCCAAGAGTAAAGAGAGTAAAACAGATTCTAGCAGCAGCAGTTCAGAGCGGAGCAGAGGCCATAGAAGTGTCTCCATGCCTCCTGCACAAAAGCCAGAAGAGGTTGGCCTCAATGTTGAACCTACAACAGTTATTAAAGAGATAATAGTGCTAGTGAAGAAATGTGAGGCATGTGGCTCTGTAGTGAGGGAACCCCAGCCAGTTTCATCAACATCCGATCCACAGAAGCTGGATCCGCAGCTTCTAGGCAACCCTGAGGACCAACGAGGAGGAAAAGTTTCTCCTAACTGGGTGCCTCCAAGCAAGCCAGAGGTGATTACTCGTCCCAAAGCGTCTCTAACTGTCACTTTTGCTGGGGCTTATGTGCTTGGGGAAAGTAAAGAGAGAAGCACAGGCTGGAAATCCTCAGGGTTTGGAAAACTTAGGAGAAGGAGCAGGAAAGGAGAAAGTCGGATAGAGTCTGGCAACGGCCCGTATGGTCCATCTTGGGCACAGCGGCGTAATTCAAATCCAAGGAGTAGGGTCAACTTGGAAAGAGCTGTCTCCTTCGCCCCAGGCAGCCCCATAGCTCTAGAGCCCCATTTGCTGAAAGCATCCGGTGGACTACGGGAATCCTCTGCTCCATCACTGCCTATAAAATCTGCCTTGAAGTCAAGTTCCAGAAATCGCTCTGCAGCAGGGCAGTCCACAGTTCAGTTCCAAATTACCTCAGATCAGGGAAGCGAGGGAGAGTCCCAGCACCTGGACTCACCAGATACAGGACGGGAGTCTCTGGTAGCTTTGACCCAAGTGATTCCTGCAACCAGCATCCCAGTACCCTGTTTAAGGCCCTCCACCCTCAGGTACTCCCCAGCCCGCATCACCACTGATCTGCCGTCTTCTGAAGTCTGGGATTCAACCCCGGACGGAACAG GTCTTGGAGACTCTGCTTCTGGTCCTGAGCTTCGTCCTGCTCTTCGGGGCCTGGCTCTGTCTCGGACTGAGGGCCTCAGAGCAGAGCTGTTGAGAGCAGAACACCTGAAAGCCGAGGCAGTATGGGAGGAGAACTGTGACGGGTCCAG AAAGATGGATGGACGGCCAAAGCTTTTCTTGCGTCGCTTCTTTTCCTCCATTGGTCTGAACAGTGTTGGCAGACTGGTGAAAGGAGGACGCTCCAGCAGCATGGAACAGCTCAGTATACCCGCTCCGCCCCGGGCCAGTTCTACTTCACCAAGCCCCACACGCAGACCACCTCCTCCCAGCCGCATCCAGAGGACACCCTCACTGCAAACCCTGCACCCA GTGCTGCCACTGGCCCAACTGCGCAAAGCCTCATCTGTGCAGAGTTTGGAAAGAAGAACAGAACGCTCAACAATTCTGGGAGAGGTGCAGATACCGTATGGCCTGGCACCCAG CCCTGACAGCCCTCAGATTGAGCTTCATAGGGCACTGAGTGTTGAAGATGTACTTACCTCCAGAATGGTGCGTCCAGTGGGCCGGGTCACTCAAGCCTTTCCTGATGGAACTCTCCTCCTGGAGCTTGTCAGACCCCCAAATGGCCCCTTCGGTTTTGTCATCTCAAGAGGCAAAGGTCGACCAGATACAG gGGTGTATGTAGAGAAAGTGGGTGACGGTAGTGGTGAGAGTCCCTACGTTGGTCTCCTCGGCATCGGCGATGAGATCCTTCAGGTGAATGGAGAGGTGGTGGCCAGCCTCAGTCTGGACCAGGTGACACGACTCATGACCAGGGAGAGCACTGCCTCTCTTCGGATCATGCCAGCCAGACGCATACAGCGCTAA
- the si:ch211-13f8.1 gene encoding uncharacterized protein KIAA1614 isoform X1, with translation MEEEKVVDNIQAQYISPLPTGLPINWGLITGPVPEPVFPSPSLSTQLPPPPTPHNSAVHALQTKVKSLTQRRTRGRDRERLNADVGSSPVGQISSEVLLRPRPRGKCQVSLPTSSWRSGAAKILSSSDEEEEVEVQVRLEIHSPPPEAKGAELIQEGEDTEEERSERNESHVSFQPYGLDEGTSLESLLSDNSSSSKDEPSPPPPSLPTLPSSPAASSASATSSTSSSMSTRRWAPPKGFWRVARPETLLLNGVGPNNISSTLPLKDYTQAEAQTEPQKSEPEDTGTRSDVGISVDDCAVSAEFKHSDSVECFLDRCVQKETEALELCSSDSWESMSSRSGLLSADEKLKVKQRAYERLRERKQNYMEEREQSGGESADNYEDTTYRVEGTDSGAHGGSDSSDSAILDQELEPYLRSLLVISDELPLSPRHEQAKRLLERARLKARSNHVKGDCPSRRSHSNQRSAEKTTQDEPPSPVVLQKAVQTKDDVTPQTVSIPLPIPNQRDIAPGDNGVRSRRYGCSPTRVRFEDESEKEAESRYLDRVRQRGRPGAPKSKSKESKTDSSSSSSERSRGHRSVSMPPAQKPEEVGLNVEPTTVIKEIIVLVKKCEACGSVVREPQPVSSTSDPQKLDPQLLGNPEDQRGGKVSPNWVPPSKPEVITRPKASLTVTFAGAYVLGESKERSTGWKSSGFGKLRRRSRKGESRIESGNGPYGPSWAQRRNSNPRSRVNLERAVSFAPGSPIALEPHLLKASGGLRESSAPSLPIKSALKSSSRNRSAAGQSTVQFQITSDQGSEGESQHLDSPDTGRESLVALTQVIPATSIPVPCLRPSTLRYSPARITTDLPSSEVWDSTPDGTAGLGDSASGPELRPALRGLALSRTEGLRAELLRAEHLKAEAVWEENCDGSRKMDGRPKLFLRRFFSSIGLNSVGRLVKGGRSSSMEQLSIPAPPRASSTSPSPTRRPPPPSRIQRTPSLQTLHPVLPLAQLRKASSVQSLERRTERSTILGEVQIPYGLAPSPDSPQIELHRALSVEDVLTSRMVRPVGRVTQAFPDGTLLLELVRPPNGPFGFVISRGKGRPDTGVYVEKVGDGSGESPYVGLLGIGDEILQVNGEVVASLSLDQVTRLMTRESTASLRIMPARRIQR, from the exons atggaggaggagaaggtggtTGATAACATTCAAGCACAATACATTTCTCCTTTACCCACGGGACTTCCCATTAACTGGGGACTCATCACTGGCCCAGTCCCTGAGCCTGTTTTCCCTTCACCCTCTTTAAGCACccagcttcctcctcctcctactcctcatAATTCAGCTGTGCATGCACTACAGACCAAGGTGAAGTCACTCACACAGAGAAGGACacgagggagagatagagagaggttAAACGCAGATGTAGGGAGCAGTCCAGTCGGGCAGATTTCATCCGAAGTGCTCCTTAGGCCGAGGCCCAGAGGGAAGTGTCAGGTATCTTTGCCTACCTCTTCCTGGCGATCAGGCGCTGCAAAGATCTTGAGCAGCAgcgatgaagaggaggaggtggaggtgcaAGTCAGGTTGGAGATCCACAGCCCACCACCTGAAGCAAAAGGAGCTGAGTTAATTCAGGAGGGAGAGGATACTGAAGAAGAGAGGTCAGAAAGAAATGAGAGCCATGTCAGTTTCCAGCCTTATGGGCTCGATGAGGGCACCAGTTTGGAAAGTCTTCTGTCTGATAACTCAAGCAGCAGTAAGGACGAgccatctcctcctccaccttctctccctactctcccctcttctcctgCAGCCAGCTCTGCTTCTGCAACATCCTCCACTTCTTCCTCCATGTCAACCAGACGCTGGGCACCACCAAAAGGCTTCTGGAGAGTTGCACGTCCTGAAACATTGCTTCTCAATGGCGTTGGCCCTAACAACATATCCTCCACTCTACCTTTGAAAGACTATACTCAGGCAGAAGCACAGACAGAGCCTCAGAAGTCTGAACCAGAAGACACAGGAACCAGGAGCGATGTTGGAATTTCGGTCGATGACTGCGCTGTTTCTGCCGAGTTCAAACACTCAGACAGTGTTGAGTGTTTCCTGGACAGGTGTGTGCAGAAGGAGACAGAGGCCTTGGAACTGTGCAGCTCGGACAGCTGGGAGAGCATGTCTTCACGAAGTGGGTTGCTCTCTGCTGATGAGAAACTGAAGGTGAAGCAGAGGGCTTATGAAAGGTTAAGGGAAAGGAAACAGAACTacatggaggagagagagcagagtggAGGAGAAAGTGCAGACAACTATGAAGACACAACATACAGAGTGGAAGGTACAG ACTCAGGTGCCCACGGGGGTTCGGACAGCTCTGACTCAGCCATTCTTGATCAGGAACTTGAACCCTATTTGAG GTCACTTCTTGTAATCAGTGATGAGCTTCCCCTGAGCCCAAGACATGAGCAAGCCAAGCGCCTGCTGGAGAGAGCCCGGCTAAAGGCTCGTTCCAATCATGTCAAAGGCGATTGCCCCTCCAGACGCTCCCATTCCAACCAGAGGTCTGCTGA AAAGACTACGCAAGATGAGCCTCCCAGTCCAGTGGTACTGCAGAAAGCTGTTCAAACCAAAGATGATGTCACACCCCAAACTGTATCTATTCCCCTCCCCATCCCCAACCAAAGAGATATTGCCCCTGGAGACAATGGTGTTCGATCCAGACGGTATGGTTGTTCACCAACACGGGTACGCTTTGAAGATGAATCTGAAAAGGAAGCAGAGTCTCGGTACTTGGATAGAGTAAGACAGCGAGGCAGGCCTGGGGCGCCTAAGTCCAAGAGTAAAGAGAGTAAAACAGATTCTAGCAGCAGCAGTTCAGAGCGGAGCAGAGGCCATAGAAGTGTCTCCATGCCTCCTGCACAAAAGCCAGAAGAGGTTGGCCTCAATGTTGAACCTACAACAGTTATTAAAGAGATAATAGTGCTAGTGAAGAAATGTGAGGCATGTGGCTCTGTAGTGAGGGAACCCCAGCCAGTTTCATCAACATCCGATCCACAGAAGCTGGATCCGCAGCTTCTAGGCAACCCTGAGGACCAACGAGGAGGAAAAGTTTCTCCTAACTGGGTGCCTCCAAGCAAGCCAGAGGTGATTACTCGTCCCAAAGCGTCTCTAACTGTCACTTTTGCTGGGGCTTATGTGCTTGGGGAAAGTAAAGAGAGAAGCACAGGCTGGAAATCCTCAGGGTTTGGAAAACTTAGGAGAAGGAGCAGGAAAGGAGAAAGTCGGATAGAGTCTGGCAACGGCCCGTATGGTCCATCTTGGGCACAGCGGCGTAATTCAAATCCAAGGAGTAGGGTCAACTTGGAAAGAGCTGTCTCCTTCGCCCCAGGCAGCCCCATAGCTCTAGAGCCCCATTTGCTGAAAGCATCCGGTGGACTACGGGAATCCTCTGCTCCATCACTGCCTATAAAATCTGCCTTGAAGTCAAGTTCCAGAAATCGCTCTGCAGCAGGGCAGTCCACAGTTCAGTTCCAAATTACCTCAGATCAGGGAAGCGAGGGAGAGTCCCAGCACCTGGACTCACCAGATACAGGACGGGAGTCTCTGGTAGCTTTGACCCAAGTGATTCCTGCAACCAGCATCCCAGTACCCTGTTTAAGGCCCTCCACCCTCAGGTACTCCCCAGCCCGCATCACCACTGATCTGCCGTCTTCTGAAGTCTGGGATTCAACCCCGGACGGAACAG CAGGTCTTGGAGACTCTGCTTCTGGTCCTGAGCTTCGTCCTGCTCTTCGGGGCCTGGCTCTGTCTCGGACTGAGGGCCTCAGAGCAGAGCTGTTGAGAGCAGAACACCTGAAAGCCGAGGCAGTATGGGAGGAGAACTGTGACGGGTCCAG AAAGATGGATGGACGGCCAAAGCTTTTCTTGCGTCGCTTCTTTTCCTCCATTGGTCTGAACAGTGTTGGCAGACTGGTGAAAGGAGGACGCTCCAGCAGCATGGAACAGCTCAGTATACCCGCTCCGCCCCGGGCCAGTTCTACTTCACCAAGCCCCACACGCAGACCACCTCCTCCCAGCCGCATCCAGAGGACACCCTCACTGCAAACCCTGCACCCA GTGCTGCCACTGGCCCAACTGCGCAAAGCCTCATCTGTGCAGAGTTTGGAAAGAAGAACAGAACGCTCAACAATTCTGGGAGAGGTGCAGATACCGTATGGCCTGGCACCCAG CCCTGACAGCCCTCAGATTGAGCTTCATAGGGCACTGAGTGTTGAAGATGTACTTACCTCCAGAATGGTGCGTCCAGTGGGCCGGGTCACTCAAGCCTTTCCTGATGGAACTCTCCTCCTGGAGCTTGTCAGACCCCCAAATGGCCCCTTCGGTTTTGTCATCTCAAGAGGCAAAGGTCGACCAGATACAG gGGTGTATGTAGAGAAAGTGGGTGACGGTAGTGGTGAGAGTCCCTACGTTGGTCTCCTCGGCATCGGCGATGAGATCCTTCAGGTGAATGGAGAGGTGGTGGCCAGCCTCAGTCTGGACCAGGTGACACGACTCATGACCAGGGAGAGCACTGCCTCTCTTCGGATCATGCCAGCCAGACGCATACAGCGCTAA